TCCCAAGAGATCCCCTCAACGTCTCTGCATAAAGTGTTGGTGAAACAAATCCAGTTATTCAGATATGCCAATGACGAGGTATATGTCAGTGAATCATCTTTGCCTTTAAGTTCGTGTTTATGTATTGGGTCTTGAAGTTGAAGATCCGAGGGCGAGGATCCCATTTGGGTAGGTTGGTATAATCTTGTGCAGTAATGAACCGGTCAACTTAAACCTAGCTTTACTGATTTTGGGCCAGAGGCCTAGTTCACATAATGGAAGTTGGGAGCccaacaaaatataaaatcataaatggGCCTGGAATTTGTTTATCAGTTTATCAGGAAAAAGGGATAACAGCAGGTTTTACCCCTATAATTTAGCGAAATTGTCACTGTGGTACCTACACATTTTACTGTTGTGACACGTTGGCCAatctttcacatttcaacctcGACATTTACCATCACAATCGAATCACCACCATCTTATCTTCTACATTCGTCCCCTCCCATCGACACCATAACCAAACCCAACCATGACCTACACCCACAAACAGTTGCAACAAACAACACCAGAAAAGAAATGTTATCCTCTTTATAGTTTTATCAGTAAATCAGATAATATACAgaacaattatatttttaatgaggtgATATCTGACTAATCTGTCAAAGATAAACACTTTCTTCTAATTTCTCATAatcataattattaaatattaaaaaaactaaaatgtaaaGGGGAAAAATGGTCCTTTCATTCAAGTTAAATACAGTGGATGGTATCCACCGAAAAGGATGTATAATCTTTGGACCACCGATATTTATTACCGTAGAGTCCATAAATAAGAAGAACAAACCCATAGCACCCTTCCATCGACATATCTCTCTCTCAAAGCATTTTGCTTTCACATTTCTGGAAAACAACAGAATGGGGACAAACTTTTCCAAGATCCTGCAAGAAATACATCCCACCCCTCAAAAAAGGACAAACTGGAAAAAAGAACATTGTCCCAAGAGATTATATTTGTGTCCTTATCCCAGAGGGACCCCGTTTTTCCTCACTAAAATCTAATCCGACCAACCAACCAACataatttaatgttttgttttcagTAACACAACCGTCGATTTTCTCTTTTCAGTTGGTGCATATTTCACTTTGCCATCACGAAAGAAATTCATTTATATCTCCTTGggcttattttctttatttttgggtgTCATTTTCTCTCAAAGATTATAGATTATTATGTTCACGTTTTCCTGTCTGGTGTAAGAATTAAGTTAAGACAAAGACGAAACTAGTAATTTTGCATCAAGTTTAGCAACATTAGTTTTGGTCATAACCAGAAAGTCCATGATAAAATGTCTGTACTTGGAGGGCCATATTCCATAGATAAGCAGCCAATTACAATTTTTCAAACGTTTTTGAGCCTCCAGAGATCAAACTCAAACCTAATGCGGTAGGAATCTCTTGTCACTgtaccaaaaaagaaagaaagggtttTTCCGGAGCTTTTTACTCTGTGTCACATACAATATGCCCATTTCCGACACATAATCATTCATAATATTTGCCTCCCTAAGTTATGTGCAGCTCAAATGATAGCCCACTGATTTGGACTTTCAATGTCATAGGCATTGTAACATGGTAAAATCTAGTCAATTTGAACTATTATACTATggtaaatgaaattaaaattaggttcACTTGGTATATATAAGATGTTATGATTAGAATTCGAATCTCAACACTTACGACTTTTCTcacttaaatatataaatgttttataataatttacattTCAAAGTTACCTATTTCTACAGACTTGAATTCATCAGTGGTGTTTCACAATATTAAAAGCATgtcttgaaaaataaattggattggGGGGTTATGCCTGAAATAGAGAGGACAAGGGGGGCTCCCCTTGGCTGAAACCCAGTAATCCCACTATGTGCTAATGTTGGAGTTATAGTGGGATATCTCACATGGGTTTTCTGATAATATCTTTCACCATTTCCTATTATTATTTGTCTGCCCTCCCTtgcttttaaatatttttctcctTGCTTCAATTGTGGATTTTGGGTAAGGAGGAATAAATGGCTTTCGGGATGACATGCATTTCctccattttaatatatatatatatatatatttacaacataaaatatcattttactCGGCACTCGGATCATttaaaaaatgcatatgaaaatttAGATGCTTTAAGACCCACAATTGATTTGTGAAAAATATTGAGCCAAAAGAGATCaatcaacaaattaaatatattattcttatgtattatttgtgtttgaatatctattaaataaataaaatagtcaactttaaatataataataaaaagaattccATGTGTTGATTTGATAGTTAAGCTGTTCACCGCTTCAAATATAATCTGGGTTTGAGTCGCACTAGTTGCATTGCCATTAGGGCTTTGTCCTCCTCTTATAATtcatccaaaataataatttaaaagatattgaAAAAATCTTCAATTAATCAGAACAACATCAAAGGGGATACGGGTCAGGAACCCATGGCCATCGTGCTTACTACCAAGGCTTGAAAATCTCCTCTAGATTCAATGGATTCATACTTCAAAGCTCAATCAAGTATTTATTCTTGAACCCCCTACAGAGAAGATAAAGGAAATTCCACACAAACAACTTAAATAGAAGGCTAAAGCGATATAAGCCCCTAAATTTTGgtgaaaaaatgaattaagctcctttacaaaaaaatttgttcaattaaGTCCTCAAATTCTCAAATTGCATCAATTAAGATATTTGATCAATGTTTTCTGTTTTTGACCATTATATCACTAATGTGGCTATTAACGACACTGATGTGGTGGTCCAGCCAGCTACCAcgtcaacaaaataaaaaataaaaaaaactatttatgtTTGGAATGAACTTGGATAATTGTCTAGGTTCGAACTCGGTTTGAGTCCAAAATGAATTGGGacatacaaatttcaatttcaaactaAATTCGGACAACTGCCGAAATTTAttcttgataaattttttaaattatataaaattttaaatattaaaaaaatatatttttaaatatgagaTGCGTGTCAATGTTCTGATTCTAATGATACTTTTAggctatataaaaataaaaagaaagataatttagaaaataaataaatacaattttattaatcaaactAAAATAGTACTGAacatataccaattaaaaaaatgtgtATCATCTATTTTGTTACATGTGTAATCTAAAAGGtgtatcaattattttattacaagtatgattaataaaattaatatatatttattttatgggttaatatttggtacactaatagtatatttttctatttcacaagcaactttaaaaaatttctgtgtcttttcttttaaatatttatttattttaatattatactatATCTTGTCAGCCCCGTAATCTTACTTGTGAAGTATAAAACTCCAAACATTATTCATAGCATAAATAATAAtcagataataaataaatttaaaatgatctaTCAAACgatttatttatgaaaagaaatgaggaaaatgcttatatttgtgTGCAATTCTTTGATTTACTGTCTTAATCAAATTTGTTGATTAGGCAGAAAAGGGTTTGTGAGCGTAGATATGGGTCAGCGGTCCAAAATTCCAAATAATGTTGTATTATATGCATGAAGATGAAGCCCAATCCACGACAAAATTGACATCCATCCTTTTTGTTTGATGCTTACCAATGGCTCACATCCAGAAAATGACATTTTAGTTCCTTTGAACCTTTCCCACTTCTTCAATTGGAAAGCCTCTTTTTTATTCACTTGAAAATGATATGTCTGTACCCACCAAATAGAAATGagttttgttttctaattttattctaaattgtCACAATCTAAAACTTTCCATCCtcatcatatttataaataattttaaaataacaattttaaaccTCGAGGATATAATGAAGGCCAATGACTGTCTACGTTTTGCACTGACGGGAGCAATTCACTGAGCACTAACGGGAGAATAGCAAGGATATTAAATTCTATGAAGAATTTCTGCAATAATTCTTTATATAGAACaatctaagaatataaaagatggtgagagaaatagaaagaaacttTGTTTCTATGTTTTTAGGTGTGTCATGTAAATAAAAGTTCACTCATATTTATAAGAAGTCTCGTGTCTCTTTATAGGGACATAACCATCCAAATAGATAGCCATATCTTTAGCAATAACATAATTGTTCAATAGATATTTAATTGAATAGTTatgattatttgttaataatcAAGTGACataacttttgaatttaaaagacATAACTCATCACTATAAACAATGACAATTTTTGGTTAATAACCAAGTGAGTAGTGACATAACTTTTCGTTTGCAACTATTGAACtaccatatatattttgaaaatgttccaacaatctcccccaTTTTTGAAATATTCTAGATTTTGATAATCTTAGAAATCAATTGCATAAAAAAATGTGTCTTACAGTAGAACGTTCACTTGgtgaaaacattttaaaattaatcgaTGGTAGACTATCATTTGAACCAaatattccatttgattaaccaaaccatctcacacaatgattttAACACCAGTCAATGCACAATATCCagggacactattatggccatgtgtctGTAATATCTTTTCATGAGTGCTGTTATAGTCAAGCCTTTGAGCTCCTAGAAGcggccacacttccactcacataggtagatctCATCGAGAGTGTTTCcttaattataacactctaacatatttatgttatgcaTCTATTAAAAGTATAATTCTCATCATTCcccttatcattacgggtaTCTAACACTTTTTTACCTTGagatgatatattatatattattttataatattggttatgtactttgtctcatttAACTTACAACTTGACGTTATTGTAAAACAACCTATATTTCAGTGGTGCTGGAAACGGTAGTTTCAAAACCCTATTTTCTGATGATCaagcccgtaaatattattatttaatatttacgagtatattatagtattatattaaattgatacttaactaaagtataaggattaaattgtaaaagtataaggattaaattgtaaaaatgataaaagttaatcaatatagattttttaactgctaaataatattaactataGTTGACGGTTGGTGCTTAGATTTGGGTGATGTacttgttgaaattttaattaaaataatattaaatattaaaatgataataataaacaaaagaaaaagtctatcatcatcatctttctttCACCAACATCCACCCAATTTTCACCattgaagaagaaataaaagctccaaatacatcaaatattcgGACATTGCATGCAAATCCAAATCgagtccttttttatttttttatggattttatgtttttatcatCATTGAAATTTGGTTTAGTTAATcgtgtgtttatttttaaaaggagcGTTATAAAAGTTGAATGTCAAAGTCCTCTGTATTGGCAGGAAATTTTCAGTTTCTGAAGTAAGCAATCGTGAAAGAAGGTGGGTATGAGACGTTGAAAACAGGGTTGTATAAATTTCGATTGAAGTGTGAAAACAAAACGGGGGCTGTCGGCACGTAACGCATGATATTTTGACGTATAATAcccattataattaaaataatgtaggATATATTAGGAATAATATTTCACCTGCATCATGTATTTGATTGTAGAAGTGAGTTGCTTTCGGATTGAGAAGTGAGAGAGGTGAGTTGACGAAGGTGGCGTGGAATTAATGGAGCATCATCACGTGAACAGCTGTTGAAGGAAAACGACGTTATCGAATTGCCACATTGCTATTCTACAATTCCCTCCACCGCTTTGTCAGTCTTCACGTGAATTTCCCCAtgcatctctctctctctctgaaaatgacatggaaaatcatcaaaacacaGGACTCAAATCACCTTAATTCGCACCCAATATGGTTCCACCTTTGACGggttaatattaatttcaacaTGCATTCATTACTGTTTAACTACTACTTGGATTCGGTAGTACTTTTAGCCCTCCTTTGTTTGCTGGAGAGAATCGATGGTCATGATAAAACAGCTCGCCATTTGGACATATTCTTTTCTACAAATTTACATTATGAGACAGAGACAGAGACAGAGAGATGATCTTGAATGGAAAAATATGGAGTACTGATCTAATATGAAGTTTTGATTAATTCTCTGAACATTTGGGAAATATCTATTCAGGGATTTGAACCTGAAATATATATAGCAATACAACATGGCTAAAACATGAAGACACTACTAACAGTCATCCATGATCATGATTATCAATTCGTtttgccttttgttttttattttatacatccAAATAAGTCTAACATTTGCTagccaaaaaaggaaaaaaagaaaagaaaaggtttttgCTAAAGATACTTGTTTTTATTAAGCTAACTTAGCCAAGCATCTCCAAATTCCTGAAGGTTTTGAGTAGGTTGATATGGTTTTCCCATTGGATGAAAACTCCCATTAGACATTGCAACAGGGAACCCTAACCCAGCTGGCCTACTAGTGGCAACTCTCTCCAGTGACTGCACCTGAGTCTTCAAAAACTTGACATAGTGAATTGCCTCATCTAACATGGATGCAGTGTCCATTTTGGTTCCTCCGGGGACAAGCCTTTGAAGTATCCTAATTCTCTCACTTATCCTCTCCCTTCGGTGCCGTGCCGCCACACTTTGAGGGTCCTTTGATATCTTCACGTTTCTTCTCTTTGGTGGCTTCACTGACTCAGGGTCTATATGAATCGGTTGCATAGCGGCTATTCGGAAGATCATCTCCCTCATTGCGGCCATTGAATTCGTCTTTTGGGAAGAGGTGGAAGAAGCATTTGAACAGGATGATAATGCTAATAATTCCCCTGCACTTGCACTGTCTGGGGTAAACGAGAAACTTGGTTCTTGAACCGGGGTTG
This sequence is a window from Gossypium raimondii isolate GPD5lz chromosome 5, ASM2569854v1, whole genome shotgun sequence. Protein-coding genes within it:
- the LOC105771418 gene encoding transcription factor HEC2, with protein sequence MEIDQLKSATGDEMKTMMMMMQMQMQMGKLPEFYGDYNDVVEFPHAELADHATNSSNTSNYSINGNSMPHFVENPQVGSPAPFTNLPTTTISFNGSTPVQEPSFSFTPDSASAGELLALSSCSNASSTSSQKTNSMAAMREMIFRIAAMQPIHIDPESVKPPKRRNVKISKDPQSVAARHRRERISERIRILQRLVPGGTKMDTASMLDEAIHYVKFLKTQVQSLERVATSRPAGLGFPVAMSNGSFHPMGKPYQPTQNLQEFGDAWLS